In a genomic window of Rhopalosiphum maidis isolate BTI-1 chromosome 4, ASM367621v3, whole genome shotgun sequence:
- the LOC113549876 gene encoding probable pseudouridine-5'-phosphatase — MSKYTPVTHVIFDMDGLLLDTEKVYLSSITEVLKNHGKDYPNDLRVRVMGTVPINTATIIIKELEMDITPVDLLAEFHENQIVKMENVPFLPGAERLIDHLYTNNVPIAVATSSGKDTFKVKTANYQHIFSKFHHIVLGSADSEVKQGKPAPDIFLVCASRFDDKPLPQKCLVFEDAPNGVTGAKSAGMQTVMVPDKIIPKEMTSHATQVISSLLDFKPEDFGLPPFP; from the exons atgtCCAAATATACGCCCGTGACTCATGTCATATTCGACATGGACGGATTGCTTTTAG ATACGGAAAAGGTATACTTGTCCAGTATTACTGAAGTACTGAAAAATCATGGCAAGGACTACCCTAATGACTTACGAGTCAGAGTTATGGGCACGGTACCGATCAACACGGctacaatcataataaaagaACTGGAAATGGACATAACTCCTGTTGATCTTCTTGCCGAATTCCATGAAAATCAGATTGTCAAAATGGAAAATGTTCCGTTTTTACCAG GAGCTGAAAGGTTAATCGATCATTTATATACCAACAATGTGCCAATAGCTGTGGCTACAAGTAGTGGTAAAGATACTTTTAAAGTGAAAACAGCAAACTACcaacacattttttcaaaattccaTCACATTGTACTTGGTAGTGCAGATTCAGAAGTTAAACAGGGAAAACCAGCTCCAGATATATTCCTAGTGTGTGCATCACGATTTGACGATAAACCTCTACCACAAAAA TGTTTAGTATTTGAGGACGCCCCAAATGGTGTTACGGGTGCAAAGTCTGCTGGCATGCAAACCGTTATGGTTCCAGATAAAATAATTCCTAAAGAAATGACTTCTCATGCTACTCAAGTGATATCTTCATTGTTGGACTTTAAGCCTGAAGATTTTGGGCTACCTCCGTTTCCATGa
- the LOC113549875 gene encoding uncharacterized protein LOC113549875 isoform X2, which translates to MKKRSLAGNVALGLYVLALVFVFISFFSTSWLVSDGRITGAKLESFGLWTHCFRSLPDPNDPAERRFFVGCHWIFDPFTKGYDEIKGFLLPFYIVATQFFYTITFLGTLVSAVGSSMFLLCCTPDEKRFIQITFALGITLIVSGVCAAIAVLIFALFANRPGWMPGHDNNFFGWAFGVAIASFFALLASGAFYLVETNIQVKKRKYLKESQTKFDMESKG; encoded by the exons atGAAAAAGCGTAGTTTGGCAGGTAACGTAGCCCTTGGCTTGTACGTTTTGGCTTTAGTGTTTGtgttcatttcatttttttcaaccaGTTGGTTAGTCAGTGATGGAAGAATCACgg gGGCAAAATTAGAAAGTTTTGGACTGTGGACTCATTGTTTTCGCTCACTACCAGATCCTAATGACCCGGCAGAGCGAAGGTTTTTTGTTGGATGCCACTGGATTTTTGACCCTTTCACTAAGGGATATGATGAAATCAAAGGATTTTTGTTaccat tttacattGTGGCAACTCAGTTCTTTTACACAATTACATTCTTAGGAACATTAGTATCAGCTGTTGGTTCATCAATGTTTCTTCTATGTTGTACACCTGATGAAAAacgttttatacaaataacttTTGCGTTGGGGATAACATTGATTGTATCtg gcgTTTGTGCTGCAATAGCAGTGTTAATATTTGCTTTGTTTGCTAATCGACCAGGTTGGATGCCTGGCCATGACAACAACTTTTTCGGTTGGGCATTTGGTGTGGCTATTGCAAGTTTCTTTGCTTTACTTGCATCTGGAGCATTTTATTTGGTAGAAACTAATATACAAGTgaagaaaagaaaatatttgaaagaatCGCAAACTAAATTTGACATGGAATCTAAAggataa
- the LOC113549877 gene encoding uncharacterized protein LOC113549877, producing MAKSRNGLTAVGLSVLGAFLVLLAFTTKSWLVTDGKLEHPKFERIGLWVVCFKEFEDTHHWYDTRFHSCWWVFEEEYYIIYDILFKGFYIATQFWFSACVLLTVCGLFYTTLYMYLNRAYERYVQILFTAGILYIAAAICSTIALIIFGIDGDSRVWMPHWEHNDIGWSYGVAVAGTIALYVSGVLYVIEGRAHKIKRQKMATQRANYNYDADDLKQSSHTDI from the exons ATGGCCAAGTCCAGGAACGGTCTGACGGCCGTTGGCCTGTCGGTTTTGGGAGCGTTTTTGGTCCTGTTGGCGTTCACGACGAAAAGTTGGTTGGTCACGGATGGAAAATTAGAGCACCCGAAATTCGAAAGGATCG GTCTGTGGGTAGTATGTTTTAAAGAATTTGAGGACACTCATCACTGGTACGACACAAGATTCCATAGTTGTTGGTGGGTGTTTGaagaagaatattatattatctatgatattttattcaaag gtttttatatTGCTACTCAATTTTGGTTCTCAGCTTGTGTTCTCTTAACAGTGTGTGGTTTATTCTACACTACACTTTATATGTATCTAAATAGAGCTTATGAACGCTATGTTCAAATTCTATTTACAGCTGGAATACTTTACATAGCTGCTG cgATATGCAGTACTATTGCTCTCATAATATTTGGAATAGATGGAGATAGTAGAGTATGGATGCCACATTGGGAACACAATGATATAGGATGGAGCTATGGAGTAGCAGTCGCAGGAACTATTGCCCTTTATGTCAGTGGAGTGTTATATGTAATAGAGGGACGGGCACACAAGattaaacgtcaaaaaatggcTACCCAGAGGGCCAATTACAACTATGATGCAGATGACTTAAAACAATCGTCTCACACTgacatataa
- the LOC113549875 gene encoding uncharacterized protein LOC113549875 isoform X1 has translation MPGSTVSDNDLRMKKRSLAGNVALGLYVLALVFVFISFFSTSWLVSDGRITGAKLESFGLWTHCFRSLPDPNDPAERRFFVGCHWIFDPFTKGYDEIKGFLLPFYIVATQFFYTITFLGTLVSAVGSSMFLLCCTPDEKRFIQITFALGITLIVSGVCAAIAVLIFALFANRPGWMPGHDNNFFGWAFGVAIASFFALLASGAFYLVETNIQVKKRKYLKESQTKFDMESKG, from the exons ATGCCAGGGTCGACAGTTTCCGACAATGACCTGAG aatGAAAAAGCGTAGTTTGGCAGGTAACGTAGCCCTTGGCTTGTACGTTTTGGCTTTAGTGTTTGtgttcatttcatttttttcaaccaGTTGGTTAGTCAGTGATGGAAGAATCACgg gGGCAAAATTAGAAAGTTTTGGACTGTGGACTCATTGTTTTCGCTCACTACCAGATCCTAATGACCCGGCAGAGCGAAGGTTTTTTGTTGGATGCCACTGGATTTTTGACCCTTTCACTAAGGGATATGATGAAATCAAAGGATTTTTGTTaccat tttacattGTGGCAACTCAGTTCTTTTACACAATTACATTCTTAGGAACATTAGTATCAGCTGTTGGTTCATCAATGTTTCTTCTATGTTGTACACCTGATGAAAAacgttttatacaaataacttTTGCGTTGGGGATAACATTGATTGTATCtg gcgTTTGTGCTGCAATAGCAGTGTTAATATTTGCTTTGTTTGCTAATCGACCAGGTTGGATGCCTGGCCATGACAACAACTTTTTCGGTTGGGCATTTGGTGTGGCTATTGCAAGTTTCTTTGCTTTACTTGCATCTGGAGCATTTTATTTGGTAGAAACTAATATACAAGTgaagaaaagaaaatatttgaaagaatCGCAAACTAAATTTGACATGGAATCTAAAggataa
- the LOC113555577 gene encoding dnaJ homolog subfamily C member 3 produces MDTWHRMRLKLYSTCLFFLALDCSVVMGSDVENHLDMGRDFLARGQLQDALSHYHAAVEGDPNNYLTYFKRGTVYLALGKAKFALLDFGKVLELKPDFTAARYQRGVVLMKQASIEDARKELYNVYIANGDFSQEAYDLYSKLDGLAYDIELANYYQENKDYESGISSLDRLIEHCPWAPSLREQRSQLYLSIGNVQHAIMDLRTTTKLQADDTDGHYKLSKIYYSIGEVSESLKEIRECLKLDPDHKSCHSHYKIVKKIDRLIVDSQSALNIKDFSSSIQFAKKILDIEKDTENIRLLALEKLCHSYQHTDDLSLSLKYCSDALEIRQTPDLYCLRAEGYIANSMFDEAIRDFEHALHIDQEHRQASEGLKKAKNLQKQAERKDYYKILNVKRTATKQEIIKAYRKAAQQWHPDNFQGEAKKNAEKKFIEIASAKEVLTNPEKREQFDRGIDPLDPESGRHHQDGFNPFQQFHQFHGSPFTFKFNFN; encoded by the exons ATGGATACGTGGCATAGGATGCGGCTGAAACTGTACTCCACTTGTCTGTTTTTCTTGGCCTTGGACTGTTCGGTAGTCATGG GTTCCGATGTTGAGAACCATTTGGATATGGGACGCGACTTTCTGGCTCGCGGACAACTCCAAGACGCCCTATCCCATTATCATGCCGCAGTGG agggCGatccaaataattatttaacttattttaaaagaggTACAGTTTATTTAGCCCTAGGAAAAGCCAAATTCGCGTTATTAGACTTTGGAAAAGTTCTTGAACTCAAACCGGATTTTACAGct GCACGTTATCAAAGAGGTGTGGTCCTGATGAAACAAGCTTCAATCGAAGACGCAAGAAAAGAACTCTACAATGtg tatattgcCAATGGTGATTTTTCACAAGAAGCATATGATTTATACTCAAAACTTGATGGTCTTGCTTACGATATAGAATTAGCAAACTACTATCAAGAAAACAAAGATTATGAAAGTGGTATAAGTTCATTGGATCGTCTTATAGAACATTGTCCTTGGGCTCCTTCATTACGCGAACAACgatcacaattatatttaagtattggaAATGTGCAACATGCTATTATGGACTTACGGACAACAACTAAACTCCAAGCTGATGATACAGATGGCCAttacaaattatcaaaaatttattacaGTATAGGAGAAGTATCTGAATCactaaa agAAATTAgagaatgtttaaaattagatcCAGATCATAAATCATGTCACtcacattataaaattgttaaaaaaattgatagacTGATAGTAGACAGTCAGTCAGCACTCAATATCAAAGACTTTTCCAGTAGTATTCAATTTGCAAAGAAG atattagaCATAGAAAAAGACACTGAAAACATAAGGTTATTAGCCTTGGAAAAACTTTGCCACAGTTATCAACATAcagatgatttatcattgtcaCTGAAATACTGTAGCGATGCACTAGAAATAAGGCAAACACCAGATCTTTACTGTCTGAGAGCAGAAGGATATATTGCTAATTCTATGTTTGATGAAG cTATTAGAGATTTTGAGCATGCACTTCATATCGACCAGGAGCATAGACAAGCAAGTGAAGGATTAAAAAAAGCAAAGAACTTACAGAAACAAGCAGAAAGAaaagattattataagatattaaatgttaaaagaaCTGCCACTAaacaagaaataattaaagcatatag GAAAGCTGCTCAACAATGGCATCCAGATAATTTCCAAGGTGAAGCCAAAAAGAATGCAGAGAAAAAGTTCATTGAAATAGCCTCTGCCAAAGAAGTTTTAACTAATCCag AAAAACGAGAACAATTTGATCGTGGTATCGATCCACTAGATCCAGAATCTGGGCGTCATCACCAAGACGGTTTCAATCCATTTCAACAGTTCCATCAATTCCACGGGAGCCCTTTTACATTCAAATTCAATTTCAACTAA